Proteins co-encoded in one Candidatus Rokuibacteriota bacterium genomic window:
- a CDS encoding dipeptide ABC transporter ATP-binding protein, which translates to MSDVILEVRNLVKHFPVGGGFFGGKPALVKAVDGVSFSIRRGETLGLVGESGCGKTTTGRCILQLETPTSGQVIFEGRDLTGLNHQELRKVRRRMQVIFQDPYSSLNPRMTVGQIIAEPLAVHGIVPERSARKARVTQLLSHAGLLPAMADRYPHELSGGQRQRVGVARALAMEPSLIVCDEPVSALDVSIQAQIINLLEELQAEFGLTYLFVAHDLSVVRHISDRVAVMYLGKIAEITDRKSLYENPQHPYTKALLSAVPIPDPAVEAGRERVVLGGEVPSPLHPPSGCVFHPRCPIAVQECRRLVPELREVRPDHRAACIRV; encoded by the coding sequence ATGAGCGACGTCATTCTCGAGGTCCGCAACCTGGTGAAGCACTTTCCCGTGGGCGGCGGCTTCTTCGGGGGCAAGCCCGCCCTGGTCAAGGCCGTGGACGGTGTGAGCTTCTCGATCCGCCGGGGCGAGACCCTGGGGCTCGTGGGCGAGTCGGGCTGCGGGAAGACCACCACGGGCCGCTGCATCCTCCAGCTCGAGACGCCCACCAGCGGCCAGGTCATCTTCGAGGGGCGGGACCTGACCGGGCTCAACCACCAGGAGCTCAGGAAGGTCCGGCGCCGGATGCAGGTCATCTTCCAGGACCCGTACAGCTCGCTCAACCCGCGGATGACCGTGGGGCAGATCATCGCCGAGCCCCTGGCTGTCCACGGGATCGTTCCCGAGCGCTCGGCGCGGAAGGCGCGGGTGACGCAGCTCCTGTCGCATGCCGGGCTCCTGCCGGCCATGGCCGACCGCTACCCCCACGAGCTGTCGGGCGGGCAGCGGCAGCGGGTCGGCGTCGCCCGGGCGCTGGCCATGGAGCCGAGCCTCATCGTCTGCGACGAGCCGGTGTCGGCCCTGGATGTCTCGATCCAGGCCCAGATCATCAACCTGCTGGAGGAGCTGCAGGCCGAGTTCGGGCTCACGTACCTCTTCGTGGCCCACGACCTCTCGGTGGTGCGGCACATCTCCGATCGCGTGGCCGTCATGTACCTGGGCAAGATCGCGGAGATCACCGATCGGAAGTCGCTCTACGAGAACCCCCAGCACCCCTACACGAAGGCGCTCCTCTCGGCCGTCCCGATCCCGGACCCAGCGGTGGAGGCGGGCCGGGAGCGGGTGGTCCTCGGGGGCGAGGTGCCGAGCCCCCTTCACCCGCCCTCGGGCTGCGTCTTCCACCCCCGCTGCCCCATTGCCGTGCAGGAGTGCCGGCGGCTCGTTCCCGAGCTCCGGGAGGTGCGCCCGGATCATCGGGCGGCATGCATCAGGGTCTAG